CAGACCGGGGCACGGAGCCTGGTAAGTGTGGTGGAAAAGGCCCTCCTCCCGTTTGAAAAAAGGCTCCCTTCCACGGACATTTCCTACCTTGTGGTCACGAAAAAGGCGGTGGAGGACCCGGATGCGGCCCTTGCTGCCCTTCTCAGCGATCCCAGGGATCCCTCCCTTGAGCGCCGTTACGAGGCCGTTCTGGCCGAGGAGCGCAGGCGCTGCAGGGAAAGGCTTGGGGCTATGGTGCCTGCGTCCTTGGAAAAGGCCGGGGTCGATGTCACTGAGCCCCGCCTTGCCTGTGTCTGCGAGCTCGTCCTTTCGGAGGACCTGGATCCTGCGGCCGCATGCGAGGAGGTACTCAGCCGCATTCGACAGATCCGGGGTTATGAATCCTCCTTTTACCATCGCTGCGGCCTGCATATATCTTTTGACAACGAGGCCATCGATGCCCTGCTTACAGCCAATCTCCTGGACGCACAGAGACTCAACGCCCAGTGTGAGAGGATCTGTAACATCCTCGAATACGGGCTCACGCTCGCTCGCGAGAGGCAGGCCCAGACAGAATTCGTCATTCCGGTAGAGGCGGTGAGGAACACGGAACTCTACATCAACCGCCTGATCCGTTCCTGTTACCGACCAGAAGGAAAGACCGAGGCCCGATGAAAGAGGGACAGACGATCCTACTCGTGGATACGGACGAGAGGAACCGGGAGGTCTTTCGAGCCGTTGCCGAGGGTGCTGGCCTGCACCTCATCCTTGCTGACGACGGCCAGGAGGCCGTGGATGAGGCTGGAAAATCGCCACCGGATCTCATCGCCATCAAAAGAAACGCCCCCATCCTCGATGCCCTTGCGGTGAGCGTCCTCCTTAAGCAGTCGGACCGGACCAAGGCGGTTCCGATCCTTGTCATCTGCCGGGATGCATCCCGGGAGGAGGCGGAACGATACAGGGATGCGGGTTGTTCTGGCTGTATCCAGGAACCGTTTACCGAGAAAGAGCTCCAGGAAAGACTGAAAGGACTCCTGCCATGATGTTTCCTGAATACCGACCCCGAAGACTGCGCCGCAACGAATCCCTGCGCGCCCTTGTGCGCGAGACCTCTGTCTCGCTGCAGCACCTCGTCCAGCCCCTTTTCGTCGTGCCGGGAAGCGGGATTCGAAAAGAGATCGAGGCAATGCCCGGATGTTTCCACCTCTCCCAGGACACCCTCCTCGAGGAATGCCGCGAGCTTGCCGGTTTGGGCGTTCCGGCCGTGATCCTCTTCGGCTTGCCTGAGAAGAAGGACCGGCAAGGCTCCCAGGCCTGGGCCAAGGCCGGGGTGGTCCAGCGGGCGGTATCTGCCATCAAGAAGTCCGTTCCGGGGCTTCTCGTGATCACGGACGTGTGTCTCTGTGAATACACGAGCCACGGCCACTGCGGGGTCCTCTCCGGGGACCAGGTGGACAACGACGCCACCCTCGAGCTCCTTGCCAAGATCGCCCTCTCCCACGCCCGGGAAGGGGCGGACATGGTGGCCCCCTCGGACATGATGGACGGCAGGGTCGGGGCCATTCGGGATGCCCTTGACGAAGAAGGACTAAACCACGTTTCCATCCTTTCCTATGCCGTGAAGTACGCCTCGGCCTTTTACGGCCCGTTCCGGGAGGCTGCGGAGAGCACCCCCCAGTTCGGGGATCGGAAGGCCTATCAGATGGATCCGGCCAACATCCGCGAGGCCTTCCGGGAGGCCACTCTGGATATGGAGGAGGGGGCGGACATCCTCATGGTGAAGCCTGCCCTCCCGTACCTCGATGTGATCCGGGCCTTGCGGCAGGAATTCACCCTGCCCATCGCGGCCTATCAGGTGAGCGGCGAGTACTCCATGATCAAGGCCGCTGCCGCCCGGGGCTGGATAGACGAAAGGCGGGTCATGGAGGAATCCATCCTTTCCATCCGGAGGGCCGGGGCGGACATGATCATCACGTATTTCGCCAAGGAGATCGCTCAGGGGGGCGCTTTTCGCGCTTGAGGCCTTTGGACCGTTTTGACCTTTGAGAGCCTTACTCAACCCCGGTTTTCGCATCCTGCTCCTGGGCCAGTCCGTATCCATCCTTGGGACATGGATCCAGGGGCCGGCACAGCGCTGGCTCGTCCTGGAACTCACGGGTTCTCCCTTTGCCGTCGGTGTACTCGGCGCCTCTGCAGGCCTTCCCCTCCTCATCTTTTCCCTTTTCGGCGGGTGGATCTCGGACCGCCTCCCCCGCATTCGGGTCCTTCTTGCCGCAAACGGTGTCATCCTCTGCCAGGCCCTCGTCCTTGGATCCCTCGTCCAGGGCGGTGGGATACGGCTCGGCCATATCCTCGTCCTTGCATTCCTTTTCGGCTATTCCATGGCCTTCGAGGTCCCTGCGCGCCAGGCCCTCATCTTTGACATCGTGGGGCGGGATGCGGTCACAAACGCGGTAGCCATCCATTCCATGGCATTTAACGCCGCCCAGTTCATCGGTCCGGCCATAGCCGGTTATCTCATAGCAGGCGGCATGACGGCCTCATGTTTTTACGCCAAGGCCGCCTCGGCCGCGGTGGTCATGGGGGCACTCGTCCTTCTTCGGCAAAGGGGACGATTCGAACAGGCCCAGGAGACAGGAGCGGGTGGGAAGGTACGGTTTCTCGCTTCCATCAGGGAGACCCTCGCCTTTGTCCGCGCCGAACCCCGCGTCCGTGGGGTCCTCCTCGTGGTGACGGCCTTCGGGGTCCTGCTTCTTCCCTATGCCATCCTCCTTCCATCCTTCTGCCGTGACGCCCTCGGGCTCGGGCCGCGGGAATACGGGATCCTGAGCTCGGCCAACGGGCTCGGGGCCTTCTCCGCCGCGACTCTCGTGGCCATTGCCGGACACAAGGGGAATCGGGACCGCTGGTGGTGGACCGGGGTCTTCCTGTTTCCCCTTGCGGTTCTTGCCCTTTCCACCGCTCCAGACTATTACCTTGCCATGCCTCTGCTTTTTGTCACGGGTTTTTCCATGGTCCTCACGTCCACGAGCGCCATCGGCCTGATCCAGATCTCCACCCCCGATGCATTGAGGGGAAGGCTGATGGGCCTTTTCACCATGTGTTTCATGGGCCTTTTCCCCATCGGGAGTCTGACGGGCGGCGCGGTGGCGGCCGTCATCGGCATCCGCCCGACCTTGGCCTTCATGGGAGGCTGTGGCCTAGCGGCAGTGATTGGGGCAGGCCTTCTGTCGAGGCGATCTTCGTGTCCGGTGCCGAAAAGGGACTGAACGAGGCCCAGCTCCGGGCCGTCACCCACGATCAGGGGCCTCTCCTCGTGGTTGCAGGGCCGGGGACCGGAAAGACTCGGGTCCTGACCCACCGCATCTCCCATATCATCCAGGACCGTGGCGTGGCTCCGGAACGGGTCTTAGCCATCACCTTCACGAACCAGGCCGCCCGTGAGATCTCCGCCCGTGTCTCGACCCTTCTCGGGCAGAAAGGACAGGGCCCTGTCATCGGGACCTTTCACGCATGGGCCCTCTCTTTCCTGAGGAGAAATCTGGGAGAGGCGGCCCGTCTTCTCATCGACGAGCAGGAGGCATCGGCCCTCCTCAGCCGCGCCATGGAGGAGGCCGGAATCCCCCTGAAAGATCTCCGGGCGACGAGGGAGGCGGTCTCGAGGATCAAACTGGCAGGGCCCTGCCCGGAAGATGGAGATCGTCTCCTCAATTGTCTTTCGGCCTATCAGGGGCTTCTTTCCCGCCACGGCCTCTGGGACTTCGACGATCTCCTCGTCGAGGCCCTCCGCCTGCTCCGTGAAGACCCTGACCGAGGTAGGCCCGATGCCCTTCTCGTGGACGAGTTTCAGGACGTGAACAGGATCCAGTCAGATCTCGTCCGGGCTATGGCCCCTTCCACCGGAGAGGTGACTGTCATCGGCGATCCCAACCAGTCCATCTACGGTTTTCGGGGGGCTGCACCGGAATTTCTTGACCGTTTCGTCCAGGATTTTCCCCAGGCGACGGTCATACGTCTCGATACGGCATACCGCTCCCCGCAGCGTTTTCTCGATGCCGCGACCCATGTGATAAGGGCCGAGGGGCTCATATCCAGCCGGGGTGAGGGACCGCGGATCCTCGCCAAAGGTTTTCCAGATCCGGAGGAGGAGGCGGCGTGGATCGCGCGAAAGGTGGACGAGCTCGTGGGAGGGGTGAGTTTCGAATCCCTGAATTCGGGCGGATGCCGTTCCGGTCCCCTTCAAGGCCTTTCCGGGATTGCCGTACTGTACCGAATAAATGCCATGGGAGAGGCCATCTCCAGGGCATTCTCCGCAAGGGGCATTCCTCACCAGAGGGCGGACCGGAAAGACCCTTTCGAGGACCGGGATCTGCGTCTTGCCGGGCGGCTGTGGGATGCGGTCAGGGCCCGTCACAGAGGGGGGCGTGCCTATCTTGCGGCACGTCTTGCCGAGGAGTCTTTCCTGCCGGAACGGGAGATAGAAAAGGCCCTCTCGGATCTTTCGGGCCTCTCTGGCCTGACCCTGTTTGAGGCAATCCTCAAGAGGTTTTCCCTGACCCTTCCAGTTTTTATCCAGAAGGCCATAGAAAAGGCATTTGAGGCCGACCCTGAGCCCGTGTCCTTTTCCTCACTCGTGCGGGAAGGGGCGGACCTTTTCGTCCCTGGCGTGGAGGCGGCAGCCCTCATGTCCCTGCATGCGGCCAAGGGGCTCGAGTTTCCGGTGGTCTTCATCGCTGGCTGCGAGAATGGGATACTTCCGTGGGGGGATTCGGACCCCGGGGAGGAGCGCCGTCTCTTCTACGTGGGGCTCACGCGCGCCTCCCAGATCCTTCATATCACCTGGGCTGAGAGACGGGTCTTTCACGGGCGCACTCAATGCGGCGGAATGAGCCCGTTTCTTCGGGATATACCCGATGGGCTCATATCCCTCGAGGAGGCTCGTCCTCGGCCCAGGCGGCGTCCCAGGCAGAAAGGGCTCTTCGGGTCGTGAATCCCTTCTTTCGCACCCATATTTTGCGTCCGGACTGCCTTTTGGCCCTGGCAGCCGCCTTGCTCTTTACCCTCTTTCCAGGCCTGGACCTGACGATCTCGGGCCTTTTTTACGATCCCGAAGGGGGGTTCTTCCTGAAGGATTCGCCCATGGTCAAGGCCGTGTACCAGGGGACGCCCTTTCTTCTCGTCTTTTCTGTGTTCCTCGCCACCGTTTCCTTAGTCGGGAGATATGAGCGGGATGGTCTTTTCCGTGCCCTCCGCCCGTTCATCTTCATCCTCCTCGTCTATCTCCTCGGGCCTGGGCTCTTGATCAACGGGGTGCTCAAGGACCACTGGGACCGGGCCCGGCCTCGGCAGGTGATCGAGTTCGGAGGATCTGCCTCCTTTACTCCGGCCCTCCTGCCCGCGGATCAATGCGAAAGGAATTGTTCCTTTGCAAGCGGTCATGCCTCGGTCGGGTTTGCCCTGATGGCCTTTGCCGACTGCTTTCCCGGGTTTCGTCCCTTCTGGATGGGGGCGGGGATCGTCATGGGATCGGTCATCGGATTCGTCAGGGTCGTCCAGGGCGGACATTTCCTGAGCGACGTGGTCTTTTCGGGCCTGATCGTATGGTTTACGATCCGTTCTCTCCGGTGGATCCTGAGAGATCTTCATCGCACGCGAGGTCCGGATGACGGTTGAATCCCATGCATATTCTGTTCGCCTTGGGCGCGTCCGCGCTGCCCTTCGGGCCCGAAGGCTCCATGCCCTGCTCGTCACATGCCCTGAGAACAGGCGGTTCTTGAGCGGTTTCACCGCCGAGGACGCAGGAATTGACGAGTCCTCCGGGGCCCTTTTCATCACGTGCCGGCAGGCCGTCCTTGTCACAGACGGAAGGTACCAGACCCAGGCCCGCGAAGAGGCGCTGGGGTGGGCGGTCCGCATCCACAAGAAAGGGATCTCCTACGAGATCGCTGCCCTTGCCTCGGAATGCGGGGCGCGGCGTATCGGATACGAACCCCGCTACCTCACCTGCCACGCCTTCGACCGCATAAGAAAACGCCTGCCGGACGGGGAGTTCATCCCGGCTGGGGAGGTGGTCGAAGGGATGCGCATCGTAAAGGATGCAGCAGGGCTTGAGGCCATCAACCGGGCGATTCATGCGGCCGAGGACGTCTTTGGCCAGGTCCATTCCTGGATTCGTCCGGGCATGACCGAGAAGGAGATCGCATGGAGGATCCTTGCCGGCCTCTTTGCCGTCTCTGAGGGGCCGTCCTTCCCCCCCATCGTGGCATCCGGACCCAACGCAGCCCTCCCACACGCTGTCCCCACGGATAGGGCCGTCCAGGAGGGAGAGCCCATCATCATCGACATGGGGGCCAGGGTGGACGGCTACTGTTCTGACATGACCCGGACGGTCTTTCTCGGGGAGCCAGATCCTGCCATGAGGGAGATCTACCGGTTGGTCCGTTCGGCCCAGCTCGCAGCTGAAAATGCCCTGCGTGCTGGCATTACCGGACGGGAGGCGGACAGGACGGCGCGCGAGATCATCACCACGGGGGGCCATGGGGACCGGTTCATCCATGCCCTCGGACATGGTGTCGGGCTTGCAGTGCACGAAGCACCCCGGCTTTCCCCACGTGAGCGCCGGATGCTGAGATCGGGCATGGTGGTGACCGTGGAGCCGGGGATCTATCTGCCAGGTGTGGGCGGAGTGAGGCTCGAGGACATGGTGCTCGTCCAGGAGGGCGGGGCGAGGGTGCTCTCCAGGAATGACTGGTACTATGAATGGTGAAGATGCCCTCACCCTGACGGACCACCTCAGGGAGCTCCGTTACCGTCTCATCTTATCCCTCTCTGCGACTGCCGTCGCGTCTGTCCTTGCCTACGCGGTCATAGAACCCGTCTTTTCGGCCTTAGCCCGTCCCCTCCTTGATGTGCTTCCCCCAGGGTCGAGTTTCGTCTTTACGTCCTACCCAGAGGCCTTCTTCACCTATATGAAGCTCTCAGTCGCGTGTGGGATATTTCTCGCAAGCCCTGTCATCCTTTATCACATCTGGGCCTTTGTCGCGCCTGGGCTCTATGCCCACGAGCGAAAGGTCCTCTTGCTCCTCGTCTTCTCTTCGTCCGTCTTTTTCATTGCTGGCGGGCTCTTCGGGTATTTTGTCGTCTTTCCCGCCGCCTTTAGGTTCCTTGCCGGATACACTGGCGAAAACCTGAAGCTTCTGCCGAGCGTGAGCGATTACGTCACCCTGATCCTTCGTCTCTTTCTGGGTTTTGGATTCGCCTTTGAACTTCCTGTGGCCCTCACCCTCCTCGGCTGGATGGGGCTTGTGGACTCGCGAGCCATGCGTCGCAACCGCAAGTACGCCCTGCTTGCCGCCTTTTTCATCGGGGCCGTCCTGACGCCGACTCCCGATATCCTGAACCAGACCCTCCTCGCCCTTCCCGTCTATCTCCTCTACGAGGTGAGCATCCTGACTGTTGGGATCGTGGGAAGGCGGAGACCAAAGGAGGACCTTTCCTGATCGCATCGCAGAAATGGCCCAGTACCGACCTGTCAAAACCCATAACCCCTCTACCCCTCTACCCCTCTAATCCTCTATCTCTCTAATCCTTTACCTGAATCCGTGAGCCTACGGCCGGGGTATTTGTTTCGTGCGGCAAATAGCCCCCATCCATGGGGGCGGATTTGCCGACGGCGCCCGTCCATGGGTGCCTCACTCCACAAATACCCCGGCCGTAGGCTTATGCTGTGAAATCGAAGGGTTGAGTGCATATCTCACGGATTCAGGCTTTAATCCTTTACCCCTTTAATCCTCTAATCCTTTTAATCGTATGGCGAGACTGAGAATCTCGTTTCCCTCCCGGAACATGAGCCTTTTCTTTACGAGATCCGTGACGAAGGCATCCAGCTCGTGCTGCCGGCGCCCTTTTGCAAGCCCGGTGACCTCTTCCCATGGGGTGATGTCCAGGCAGGCGAGATAGATCTCCCTCGACAGTCCGGTAAGCCGATGGGTCAGGACCCGGCCGTCAGGGAGGACCTGGCGGATCTCGATGAATTCTTTTCCATCCCGGTACGTGAGGAGTTTTCCAGCGGCCCTGGTTTGTTTCTGACTCTGTTGCCAGCGAGCGAGTTCCTTTTCGACCTCCTTCCAGAGGGTCTTCTGTCGCCTCCGATCCCCTTGGTATGACAGAATGAAGGGGGAGATCGAGGACGCGAGCTCTATGGGAAAGAGATCGGCGTAAGATGGATGGGCTTTGATCCTCGTGATCTTGAATCGGGATGGGTCCCTTTCCACTGCGCTTCCGGTCCCAAGCCAGAAGGAGACGGCCTTCAGCGGACGGAAAGGCCATACGAACCGGAGTACGTGGAGGGTCTCCTGGATCTCGTCTTCCGTGCTCCCCGGAAAGTGGAGGATGAGGTTTCCGGACAGACGTATGCCGTGTTCCTCGGCATGGCGCATGGCTGCTACGTTGTCTATGGCCTTAGTCCCCTTGCCGAGTCTCTTCAAGAGGGAGGTGCTCAGGGCCTCGATCCCCACCTGGACCTCCCGGAGGCCGCCTTGGGCCATCTCTGCCCATTCCTCACGGGTGTACACGGCCCGGAGCTCCGCAAAGAATCGATAGTCCCGGCCGTGTTTCTGGGTTTCCAGAAAAAGCCTTGGTGTCTGCCTGCGGGGAAGGGCATTGTCCATGAACGCGAAGTCGATCGTCCCATATCGGCGGGAAAGTGTGTCGATCTCACGGGACATCCGTTCCACGGATTTCATCCGGTAGCCCGACCACTGGAGGTTGAGATTGCAGAAGGCGCATTGACCCCACCAGCAGCCCCGGGACATCTCCACGGGAAGGACGGGCCGGAATCTCTTGCCGGGCGGAAGAAGGCCCAGGTCCTGGAAAAAGTCGTCGAAGTCCGGGCAGGGAAGGGAGTCCATGTCCGGGACCTGGGAGAAGGAGAAAGGGGTCCTGTCGTCACTGCGGGCCGATACCCCAGAGGGGTGCGAGGGGCCTTCGCCTGCAATGTGCTGTATGAGGCCGATGAGGGGAAGTTCGCCCTCTCCGTGTATCACGTAGTCGATTTCGGGAAAGCGGGAGAGCAGGGAAGGCCCGGTCAAACCGGCGCAGCCTGGGCCGCCGATGGCAAGGGGTGTTTCGGGCGCGAGTTCCTTGATCCTTCGAGCAAGGTAGAGGGCAGCTGTCAGCTGGTTGATGGAGATCGAGATGCCCACGAGCCCGTAACGCCGCCAGGGGACCGATTCGATGAAGGCATTGAGGACCTGGACGACCTTTTCCCTGACCGATCGCGGATCCGGGCCCAGGGGCGGAACACCACCCCTTTTTCTCAAGGAAACCTTAAAGAGTCTGTCGCAGCGGTCGGACATCTCCGGAAAGAGGATGCCGGCGCAGACCGCTTCCGATGCCCATCCCGACTGGCTGATGGCAAGGTAGTCGCCGAACCCCACGGCCTCCGCCACGAATAGATAAGGGTGAAAGGCGCGGATCGTATGTGTTGGGGCATTTTTGCGGATAAATGCAGTAAGGGTGGCAAGCTGTATGGATGGCCGGTTGAAGAGGGGCCAAGGAGGGGCGATTAGGGCGATCTCCACGGGTGCTCAGCCCTGGAGAAGGTCTTTTTCATGGCAATCAGGGATGAGAAAGGCCCTGGGCATGCATGAAGGAAAGGGCGTCGGCACGGGTCTCCAGGAAAACCTTGCCATGCGGGCCGTTTAGGAACGGCCCTGCATGGCAAGCAGCCTCTTGATGCGCTCCTGAATGGGAGGATGGGTGCTGAAGAGGTTCGCAATGCCCCCGCCAGAGAGGGGATTGACGATGTACATCTGGGCGGTGGCCGGATTGACGTGCATGGGAAGCTGGTGGTTCCATTCCTCGAGCTTGCGAAGGGCACCTGCGAGGGCAGCGGGTCTGCCGCAGATCTCGGCGCCGGTGGCATCCGCCTTGTATTCCCTGCTTCGCGATATGGCCATCTGGATGAGCATGGCCGCAATGGGTGCGACGATCATGGTGACAACGGCCCCTGCAAGCCCGGCGACCCCTCCGCCATCGTCGTCATCCGAGCGCCCCATGCCTCCGAATATGAGGGCCCACTGGGCCATGTTGGCCAGATAGCTGATGGCCCCGGCCATGGTGGCAGCGATGGAACTGACGAGGATGTCGCGGTTCCGTATGTGGCCGAGCTCGTGGGAGAGCACCCCCTCGAGTTCCTCCTGGGAGAGAAGACGCAGGAGCCCCTGGGTCACGGCGACTGCAGCGTGGTCGGGGTTTCGGCCTGTGGCAAAGGCGTTAGGTGTGTCCGTCGGCATGATATAGACACGGGGCTTGGGGATTCCGGCGCTGTGGGCGAGCTTGGCCACCGTGGCATGGAGCTGGGGGGCGTCCTGTTCCGAGACCGGACGGGCGCCGCTCATGGCAAGGGCCATCTTGTCGCTGAACCAGTATGCGCCGAAGTTCATGACGCCTGCCATGACAAGGGCGATGGTCATTCCATGCCGTCCACCAAGGGCCTGCCCGACCACGAGGAAAAGACCTGTGAGTACGGCGAGGAGAAGGGTGGTCTTAAGGGTATTGGTCATGATGTAATGGTACCTCTCAAGGTGTTTATGCGGAGGCGACTTGCCTTATGGAATCACCCCCGATTGCACATAATAATTCTCATCTTTCCATGTCAAGGCAAGGGGGGTGGCGTTGGGGACATGGATGTGACGATAGAAGGATAGGTCTTTCCCTTCTACGGCAAGGAGGATGACGCGGATCAGGGCGAGGTGGGAGACGGCTGCCACGGCCTCTGCCGCGTGCCGGTCAAGGATCGCACGAATGGAGGCCATGGCCCTCTTTTGGAGATCCGCAAGGGTCTCAGCGCCAGGGAGGGAAAAGGCCGAGGGATCTTTTTTCCAGCTTGCGTATTTTGAATCAGGGTCGCGCTCCAGATCAGACTTCAATCGGCCGTCCCATGGCGGGATGGAGATCTCGGCAAGCCCTGGCTCTTCCTCCACGGGGATCTTGAGGATCGATGCCATGATGGCGGCAGTCTCGCGGGCACGGGCAACGGGACTTGTATAGATGAGAGAGATCCCGGCCTCCCTCAGGGAGGCCGCTGCTTCTCTTGCCTGATTTCGCCCAAGGGCCGTGAGGGGTTCGTCTGTGCGTCCGGCAAAGCGACCGATGCGGTTGGCGAGGGTCTCACCGTGGCGTACGAGATGGATCGTGGTCACACCTTGCCTTGCATGATGGCCGTGGCCATCTCCACATCCTTTCTGCTTCCGATGAAAAGGGGGACCCGCTCATGGAGTGCGGTCGCCTTGATGTCGAGGATCCTCTTTTCGCCGTCAGTGGCGGCGCCTCCGGCCTGCTCCACTACAAAGGCAAGTGGGGCGGCCTCGCAGAGAAGACGGAGCTTCCCACGGGGCTTTGCCGGGTCCTTGCTGTCCGCCGGATACATGAAGATCCCTCCTTGAAGGAGGTTTCTGTGAAAATCCGCGACCAAGGAACCGATGTAGCGGGCCGTGTAAGGTTTTTTGCGCTCGTTTTCCGTGGACTTGAAATAGGAAACGACCTTCTTTGTCCGGTCGTCCCAGTAGAGGGTGTTGGATTCGTTTACCGAATAGATCTTTCCACGATCAGGGATGCGGATGTTGGGATGGGAGAGGAGGAATTCTCCGACCGATGGGTCGAGGGTGAAACCGTGGACCCCGTTTCCTGTGGTATATACGAGCATGTTGCTGGATCCGTAGAGGAAATATCCGGCCGCAACCTGTTCGGATCCGGTCCTCAGAAAGTCATCGGTCGTAACATATGGACGATCGCTCAACTTCCGATGGATGGAGAAGATCGTCCCGATGCTCACGTTCACGTCGATATTGGAAGACCCGTCAAGTGGGTCAAAGATGAGGATATATGAACCCCTCGGCATGTCTTCAGGGACCTCGATGATGTCCGCGTTTTCCTCTGAGGCCATGGCGCAGAGCATCCCGGATCGCTGCATCCGGTAGATGAGGACGCGGTTGGCAAACTCATCCAGTTTCCTGACCTGCTCCCCCTGGACGTTCACTTCTCCGGTGAGGCCGAGGATGTCCACCAGGCCCGCCTTGTTCACCTCGCGGGCGATGATCTTTGCCGCGAAGATGAGTTCGCTCATGAGCCGGGTGAACTGGCCGGTTGCAGCAGGTGTCTGTTTCTGGTGGATAAGGATGTGTTCAGTTACCGTTATCCCTATGCCTTCCATGGGGCGGCTCCTTTTGATAGGGTGGAAGAAAAAATGTTATTTTAGATAGCTAATGTTTGATATTTTATCAAATTACTGAGGAGCTGAAAACCTGAATCCGTGAGATATGCACTCAACCTTTCGATTTCACAGCATAAGCCTACGGCTGGGGTATTTGTGGAGTGAGGCGCCCATGGACGGGCGCCGTCGGCAAATCTGCCCCCATGGACGGGGGCTATTTGCCGCACGAAACAAATACCCCGGCCGTAGGCTCACGGATTCAGGGAAAAGTTTGGAGGGACAGAAATTCCATTTTTTTGTCTGTGCTGGGCCTTTCACTCGACCAGGATCTGCCCGTGAGGACTTTCCAGCTTCCTGACAAGGCCGTTCCCATTCCAGATGGGCTGAAGGAGGCCGGAAAAGACCGTCTTCACGCCTTTCTCGCCTCTGCGGATGCAGCCCGTGTATCCGTTTCCTCCCTGCCGATCGATTGTCTTGAGCGCGTTTTTGCCGTGAGCGATTTCGTGGCCCAGGCGGCCATTCGGGATCCATCTATATTTTGCGGACTCTTTTCTTGCGGATACATGGATCGATCCATGGCTGAGGTAGAGTATGGCCGGATCCTTCGGGAAGCCCTGGCGAACGAGATGGGCGGAGAGGATTCCCTTATGCGGGCGCTCAGGCGGCTGCGGCGCCGGGAGATGGTCAGGATTGCCTGGAGGGATCTTACAGGTGTGAGCAGCCTTTATGAGACCATGGGAGAGCTCTCGGGGCTTGCCCGCTCTGTCCTCGACGTGGCGGTTTCCCGTCTCCAGGACGAACTCGTGCTACGGTTCGGGGCCCCTTGCGGGGTAGACGGTTCGTCCCAGTCCCTCGTGGTCTTCGGCCTGGGAAAGCTCGGGGCTGGGGAGCTTAACTTCTCGTCAGATATCGATCTTGTTTTCGCATATCCGGAGTCGGGTGAGACCCGCGGCGGGAAGGATGGCGTCTCGAACCACGAATTTTTCGACCGTCTCGTCCGGCGTCTTATCCGGATCATGGGCGCGGCCACAGAGGAAGGTTTTGTCTTCAGGGTGGATACCAGGCTTCGGCCTTTCGGGGAGGCAGGCCCCCTCGTCATGAGTTTCGACGGTCTTCTCGACTATTACGAGATCCACGGCCGGGAGTGGGAACGCTACGCGTG
The genomic region above belongs to Deltaproteobacteria bacterium and contains:
- the fbp gene encoding class 1 fructose-bisphosphatase, which encodes MEGIGITVTEHILIHQKQTPAATGQFTRLMSELIFAAKIIAREVNKAGLVDILGLTGEVNVQGEQVRKLDEFANRVLIYRMQRSGMLCAMASEENADIIEVPEDMPRGSYILIFDPLDGSSNIDVNVSIGTIFSIHRKLSDRPYVTTDDFLRTGSEQVAAGYFLYGSSNMLVYTTGNGVHGFTLDPSVGEFLLSHPNIRIPDRGKIYSVNESNTLYWDDRTKKVVSYFKSTENERKKPYTARYIGSLVADFHRNLLQGGIFMYPADSKDPAKPRGKLRLLCEAAPLAFVVEQAGGAATDGEKRILDIKATALHERVPLFIGSRKDVEMATAIMQGKV
- a CDS encoding RiPP maturation radical SAM C-methyltransferase gives rise to the protein MEIALIAPPWPLFNRPSIQLATLTAFIRKNAPTHTIRAFHPYLFVAEAVGFGDYLAISQSGWASEAVCAGILFPEMSDRCDRLFKVSLRKRGGVPPLGPDPRSVREKVVQVLNAFIESVPWRRYGLVGISISINQLTAALYLARRIKELAPETPLAIGGPGCAGLTGPSLLSRFPEIDYVIHGEGELPLIGLIQHIAGEGPSHPSGVSARSDDRTPFSFSQVPDMDSLPCPDFDDFFQDLGLLPPGKRFRPVLPVEMSRGCWWGQCAFCNLNLQWSGYRMKSVERMSREIDTLSRRYGTIDFAFMDNALPRRQTPRLFLETQKHGRDYRFFAELRAVYTREEWAEMAQGGLREVQVGIEALSTSLLKRLGKGTKAIDNVAAMRHAEEHGIRLSGNLILHFPGSTEDEIQETLHVLRFVWPFRPLKAVSFWLGTGSAVERDPSRFKITRIKAHPSYADLFPIELASSISPFILSYQGDRRRQKTLWKEVEKELARWQQSQKQTRAAGKLLTYRDGKEFIEIRQVLPDGRVLTHRLTGLSREIYLACLDITPWEEVTGLAKGRRQHELDAFVTDLVKKRLMFREGNEILSLAIRLKGLED
- a CDS encoding histidine phosphatase family protein codes for the protein MTTIHLVRHGETLANRIGRFAGRTDEPLTALGRNQAREAAASLREAGISLIYTSPVARARETAAIMASILKIPVEEEPGLAEISIPPWDGRLKSDLERDPDSKYASWKKDPSAFSLPGAETLADLQKRAMASIRAILDRHAAEAVAAVSHLALIRVILLAVEGKDLSFYRHIHVPNATPLALTWKDENYYVQSGVIP
- the htpX gene encoding zinc metalloprotease HtpX, translating into MTNTLKTTLLLAVLTGLFLVVGQALGGRHGMTIALVMAGVMNFGAYWFSDKMALAMSGARPVSEQDAPQLHATVAKLAHSAGIPKPRVYIMPTDTPNAFATGRNPDHAAVAVTQGLLRLLSQEELEGVLSHELGHIRNRDILVSSIAATMAGAISYLANMAQWALIFGGMGRSDDDDGGGVAGLAGAVVTMIVAPIAAMLIQMAISRSREYKADATGAEICGRPAALAGALRKLEEWNHQLPMHVNPATAQMYIVNPLSGGGIANLFSTHPPIQERIKRLLAMQGRS